The Mangifera indica cultivar Alphonso unplaced genomic scaffold, CATAS_Mindica_2.1 Un_0052, whole genome shotgun sequence genome includes a window with the following:
- the LOC123206892 gene encoding ectonucleotide pyrophosphatase/phosphodiesterase family member 1-like: MGPDSLTATKPIPVPTHEDDRSNPSTSLLSFSTDSSEDSSSYPSKKPITTIIFIALTLVTCVALSAAAAFGFLFFYKPSSSSPSSSSSSSLKSSARPLKTLDKPVVLLISSDGFRFGYQFKTATPNIHRLINNGTEAETGLIPVFPSLTFPNHYSIATGLYPAFHGIINNHFVDPETGASFNMASHEPDWWLGEPLWETVVNHGLKAATFFWPGSEVKKGSWTCPKGFCMYYNGSVPFEDRVDTVLSYFDLPSAEMPSFMTLYFEDPDHQGHQVGPDDPEITEAVARIDRMIGRLIDGLEKKGVFEDVNIIMVGDHGMVGTCDKKLIFLDDLASWVEIPGGWVQSYSPLLAIRPPAGYNPSDIVAKMNEGLMSGKVDNGKNLRVYLKEDLPSRLHYAASDRIPPIIGLIEEGFKVEQKNKNRKECGGAHGYDNAIFSMRTIFIGHGPQFTRGKKVPSFENVQIYNLVTSILKIQGAPNNGSSSFPESVLLPSD, from the coding sequence ATGGGTCCTGATTCGTTGACTGCAACGAAGCCGATCCCAGTGCCAACACACGAAGACGATCGATCAAACCCTTCCACGTCTCTTCTCTCTTTCAGTACCGACTCTTCCGAAGACTCATCATCCTATCCTTCTAAGAAACCAATCAcgacaattatttttattgctCTCACGCTCGTTACTTGCGTTGCTCTCTCCGCAGCTGCAGCCTTcggttttctcttcttttacaAGCCTTCGTCTTCTTCGCCTTCTTCGTCATCCTCTTCTTCACTCAAATCCAGCGCTCGTCCTCTCAAAACTTTGGATAAACCGGTTGTTCTGTTGATATCCTCAGATGGGTTTCGGTTTGGGTACCAATTCAAGACCGCAACTCCCAACATCCACCGTTTGATCAACAATGGAACTGAAGCTGAGACGGGTTTGATTCCGGTATTCCCTTCCTTGACTTTCCCCAATCATTACTCTATTGCTACTGGTCTTTATCCAGCTTTTCATGGGATTATTAATAACCATTTTGTGGATCCCGAGACTGGTGCCTCCTTCAATATGGCTAGTCACGAGCCCGACTGGTGGTTAGGCGAGCCACTGTGGGAGACTGTGGTCAATCATGGGCTAAAGGCTGCTACTTTTTTTTGGCCTGGCTCTGAGGTAAAGAAAGGATCTTGGACTTGTCCAAAAGGTTTTTGTATGTATTATAATGGTTCTGTGCCTTTTGAGGATAGAGTTGATACTGTTTTGAGTTATTTTGATTTGCCTAGTGCTGAAATGCCTTCCTTCATGACTTTATATTTTGAGGATCCTGATCATCAGGGTCACCAAGTTGGCCCCGATGATCCAGAGATAACGGAAGCTGTTGCTAGGATTGATAGGATGATTGGGAGGTTGATTGATGGCTTAGAGAAGAAAGGTGTTTTTGAGgatgttaatattattatggTCGGTGATCATGGAATGGTTGGCACATGTGATAAGAAGTTGATATTCTTAGATGATTTGGCTTCTTGGGTTGAAATTCCAGGGGGGTGGGTTCAATCTTATAGTCCATTGCTTGCAATTCGTCCACCTGCTGGTTATAATCCATCTGACATTGTTGCAAAGATGAATGAAGGTTTAATGTCGGGGAAAGTTGATAATGGGAAGAATTTGAGGGTTTATCTTAAGGAGGACCTGCCTAGCCGGCTGCATTATGCTGCGAGTGATAGGATTCCACCAATAATAGGGTTGATTGAAGAGGGATTCAAGGTGGAGCAGaagaacaaaaatagaaaagaatgtGGAGGAGCACATGGGTACGACAATGCAATTTTCTCCATGAGGACCATCTTCATTGGCCATGGTCCTCAGTTTACAAGAGGCAAGAAGGTGCCATCTTTTGAGAATGTTCAGATATACAACTTGGTTACTTCAATTCTCAAGATACAGGGTGCTCCCAATAATGGGTCTTCATCATTTCCCGAGTCTGTACTGTTGCCCTCTGATTAA